The following are from one region of the Klebsiella aerogenes genome:
- a CDS encoding gamma-glutamylcyclotransferase codes for MRIFVYGSLRRKQGNSHWMTNAQLLGAHSVDDYQLYSLGHYPGAVPGKGTVHGEVYRIDASTLAELDALRSKGGEYARHLIQTPYGSAWMYVYQRSVEGFAQIESGNWLDRDQ; via the coding sequence ATGCGAATATTTGTTTACGGCAGTTTACGACGCAAACAAGGCAACAGCCACTGGATGACCAACGCCCAGTTGCTGGGCGCTCATAGTGTCGATGATTATCAGCTGTACAGCCTGGGCCACTATCCAGGCGCGGTGCCGGGAAAGGGCACAGTACATGGTGAAGTGTATCGCATCGACGCATCGACGCTGGCCGAACTGGATGCGCTGCGTTCCAAGGGCGGTGAATACGCACGTCATCTGATCCAAACGCCTTACGGCAGCGCATGGATGTATGTCTATCAGCGCTCCGTCGAGGGGTTTGCGCAGATTGAGAGCGGAAACTGGTTGGACAGAGACCAGTAA
- a CDS encoding sugar ABC transporter ATP-binding protein — MTTDQHQEILRTEGLSKFFPGVKALDNVNFSLRRGEIMALLGENGAGKSTLIKALTGVYHAERGAIWLEGQQISPKNTAHAQQLGIGTVYQEVNLLPNMSVADNLFIGREPKRFGLLRRKEMEKRAAALMASYGFSLDVREPLNRFSVAMQQIVAICRAIDLSAKVLILDEPTASLDTQEVEMLFTLMRQLRDSGVSLIFVTHFLDQVYAVSDRITVLRNGGFVGCRETRELPQIELVKMMLGRELDHQALQRAGRTLLSDKPVAAFEDFGKKGTIAPFDLQVRPGEIVGLAGLLGSGRTETAEVIFGIKPADSGKAWIKGKPQTLRSPHQASCLGIGFCPEDRKTDGIIAAASVRENIVLALQAQRGWLRPISRREQHEIAERFIRQLGIRTPSAEQPVEFLSGGNQQKVLLSRWLLTKPQFLILDEPTRGIDVGAHAEIIRLIETLCADGLALLVISSELEELVGYADRVIIMRDRRQVAEIPLAELSVPAIMNAIAA, encoded by the coding sequence ATGACCACCGACCAACATCAGGAAATCCTCCGCACCGAAGGATTAAGCAAATTCTTTCCCGGCGTCAAAGCGCTGGATAACGTCAACTTCAGCCTGCGGCGCGGCGAAATCATGGCTCTGTTGGGCGAAAACGGCGCGGGAAAATCGACGCTGATTAAGGCGCTCACCGGCGTTTACCACGCCGAACGCGGAGCGATCTGGCTGGAAGGGCAGCAAATTTCGCCGAAAAACACCGCCCACGCTCAGCAGTTGGGCATCGGCACGGTCTACCAGGAGGTCAATCTGCTGCCGAATATGTCGGTGGCGGATAATCTGTTTATTGGCCGCGAGCCGAAGCGTTTTGGCCTGCTACGGCGCAAAGAGATGGAAAAGCGCGCCGCCGCGCTGATGGCCTCCTACGGATTCTCCCTCGATGTGCGCGAGCCGCTGAACCGCTTTTCGGTGGCGATGCAGCAAATTGTCGCGATCTGCCGGGCTATCGATCTGTCGGCAAAGGTGCTGATCCTCGATGAACCCACCGCCAGCCTGGATACCCAGGAGGTGGAGATGCTGTTTACTCTCATGCGCCAGTTGCGCGATAGCGGCGTCAGCCTGATTTTCGTCACCCACTTTCTCGACCAGGTCTACGCCGTGAGCGACCGCATTACCGTGCTGCGTAACGGCGGTTTCGTCGGCTGTCGGGAAACCCGCGAGCTGCCGCAGATTGAGCTGGTAAAAATGATGCTGGGCCGTGAACTGGATCACCAGGCCCTGCAGCGCGCCGGACGCACGCTGCTGAGCGATAAACCGGTAGCGGCGTTTGAAGATTTTGGCAAGAAGGGGACGATCGCGCCGTTCGATCTGCAGGTACGGCCAGGGGAAATCGTCGGTTTGGCCGGGCTGCTGGGATCCGGGCGTACCGAAACGGCGGAGGTGATCTTCGGCATCAAGCCCGCTGACAGCGGTAAAGCGTGGATCAAAGGCAAGCCGCAAACGCTGCGTTCACCGCACCAGGCCTCCTGTCTCGGTATCGGCTTTTGCCCGGAAGACCGGAAAACCGACGGCATTATCGCCGCAGCGTCGGTGCGTGAAAATATCGTACTGGCGCTGCAGGCGCAGCGCGGTTGGTTGCGGCCGATCTCGCGTCGTGAACAACACGAGATCGCCGAACGTTTTATTCGCCAACTGGGTATTCGTACTCCCAGCGCCGAGCAGCCCGTTGAATTTCTCTCCGGCGGCAACCAGCAGAAGGTGCTGCTATCGCGCTGGCTGCTGACTAAACCGCAGTTCTTGATCCTCGATGAGCCGACGCGCGGTATCGACGTCGGCGCTCACGCCGAGATTATCCGCCTGATTGAAACCCTCTGCGCCGATGGCCTGGCGCTGCTGGTTATCTCCTCCGAACTGGAGGAACTGGTGGGCTACGCCGACCGGGTGATTATCATGCGCGATCGCCGGCAGGTAGCGGAAATTCCGCTTGCCGAGCTATCGGTCCCGGCAATCATGAACGCGATTGCGGCATAA
- the tamB gene encoding autotransporter assembly complex protein TamB, with protein MSLWKKISLGVLLFFVLLIGAVGFLVGTTTGLHLVLKAADRWVPGLEIGKVTGGWRDLTLQNVRFEQPGVAVTAGQFHLGVKLRCLWDSSLCVNDISLRDIYVAIDTKKMPPSAPVAEENTGPLNLSTPYPITLSRVALHNVNVKIDNTAVSLRDFSTGLHWQEKNLTLTPTSLQGLLIALPKVAKVAQEQVVEPKIDHPKPEEKPLGETMKDLFSKPVLPEMVDVHLPLNLNIQEFRGEQLRLTGDTDMTVYNLLLKVSSIDGQMKLDALDVDSDQGKVKASGTAQLQDNWPVDITLDSTLNIDPLKGEKVKLKVGGELRKTLQVGVDLAGSVAMTLRAEAQLAEAGLPLNMEVKSKQLYWPFTGEKQFQADDLLLKFSGKMTDYTMALSTAVKGQSLPPAKITLNAKGNEQQVNLDKLTVAALEGKTELKALLDWQQAISWRGELTLDGINTAKEVPDWPSKLNGIIKTQGSLYGSSWQMAVPELKITGNVKQNKVDVHGSLQGNSYMQWKVPGLHLALGPNSADVKGELGVKDLNLDATIDAPHLDNALPGLGGTAKGLLKVRGTIDAPQLLADITARALRWQELTVAQVNVKGDVKSSDQIGGNLDVRVDRISQPGVNISLVQLNAKGTEKQHDLQLRVQGEPVSGQLTLAGSFDRKEERWKGTLSNTRFQTPVGPVALTRNMALDYRNLEQKISIGPHCWSNPNAELCVPQTIDAGASGHAVVNLNRFDLAMLKPFMPEATQASGVFSGNADVSWDTTKEGLPQGKVTLSGRNVKVTQAVNDAPLPVAFDTLNLSADLHNNRAQLGWLIRLTNNGQFDGQVEVTDPQGRRNLGGNVNISNFSLAMINPIFERGEKAEGKLNARLRLGGDVQNPQLFGQMQLNGIDIDGNFMPFDMQPSQLSMNFDGTRSTLQGTVNTKQGHIALSGNADWTQIDNWRAQIAAKGSRVRITVPPMVRLDVSPDVVFTATPSAFNLDGNVDIPWARIVVNEVPESAVGVSSDEVMLDKNLQPIQKQSAGIPINSNLTIHVGNNVRLEAFGLKARLTGDLKVAQDKQGLGLNGQINIPDGRFHAYGQDLIVRKGELLFSGPPDQPLLNIEAIRNPDATEDDVIAGVRVTGSADQPKAEIFSDPVMSQQEALSYLLRGQGLSSGQSDSAAMTSMLIGMGVAQSGQVVGKIGETFGVSNLALDTQGVGDSSQVVVSGYVLPGLQVKYGVGIFDSLATLTLRYRLMPKLYMEAVSGVDQALDLLYQFEF; from the coding sequence ATGAGTTTATGGAAGAAAATAAGCCTCGGCGTATTACTCTTTTTCGTGCTGCTGATCGGCGCGGTTGGCTTTTTAGTCGGCACGACTACCGGCCTGCATCTGGTGTTGAAAGCGGCGGACCGTTGGGTGCCGGGGCTGGAGATCGGCAAGGTTACCGGCGGCTGGCGTGATCTGACCTTACAGAATGTGCGCTTCGAACAGCCGGGCGTGGCGGTCACCGCCGGGCAGTTCCATCTCGGCGTCAAGCTGCGCTGCCTGTGGGACAGCAGCCTGTGCGTCAACGACATCTCGCTGCGCGATATCTACGTCGCTATCGATACCAAAAAAATGCCGCCGTCGGCGCCGGTCGCGGAAGAAAATACCGGGCCGCTGAACCTGTCGACGCCATATCCGATCACCCTCAGCCGCGTGGCGCTGCATAACGTCAACGTCAAAATCGACAACACTGCCGTTTCGCTGCGTGATTTCTCCACCGGTTTGCACTGGCAGGAAAAGAACCTGACTCTGACGCCGACCTCGCTGCAGGGGCTGCTTATCGCGCTGCCGAAGGTGGCGAAAGTGGCGCAGGAGCAAGTGGTGGAACCGAAGATTGACCATCCGAAACCGGAAGAAAAACCGCTCGGCGAGACGATGAAAGATCTGTTCTCGAAACCGGTGCTGCCGGAGATGGTCGACGTGCATCTGCCGCTGAACCTCAATATTCAGGAGTTCCGCGGCGAACAGCTGCGCCTGACCGGCGACACCGATATGACCGTCTACAACCTGCTGCTGAAGGTCAGCAGCATCGACGGACAGATGAAACTCGACGCGCTGGATGTTGATTCCGACCAGGGCAAAGTCAAGGCCTCCGGGACCGCGCAGCTGCAGGATAACTGGCCGGTCGATATTACGCTCGACAGTACGCTGAACATTGACCCGCTGAAAGGCGAGAAGGTGAAGCTGAAAGTGGGCGGCGAGCTGCGCAAGACGCTGCAGGTCGGCGTGGATCTGGCAGGCTCGGTGGCGATGACGCTGCGCGCCGAAGCGCAACTGGCGGAAGCCGGGCTGCCGCTGAATATGGAAGTGAAGAGTAAGCAGCTGTACTGGCCATTTACCGGCGAAAAACAGTTCCAGGCAGATGATTTATTGTTGAAATTCAGCGGTAAGATGACCGACTACACCATGGCGCTGAGCACCGCGGTGAAAGGCCAATCGCTGCCGCCAGCCAAAATTACTCTTAACGCCAAAGGCAACGAGCAGCAGGTCAATCTTGATAAGCTGACCGTGGCGGCGCTGGAGGGGAAAACCGAACTGAAAGCGCTGCTCGACTGGCAGCAGGCGATCAGCTGGCGCGGCGAGTTGACTCTCGACGGCATTAACACCGCTAAAGAGGTGCCGGATTGGCCCTCGAAGCTGAACGGGATTATCAAAACCCAGGGCAGCCTGTACGGCAGCAGCTGGCAGATGGCGGTTCCTGAGCTGAAGATCACCGGCAACGTGAAACAAAACAAAGTGGATGTCCACGGTTCGCTGCAGGGCAACAGCTATATGCAGTGGAAAGTGCCGGGTCTGCATCTGGCGCTGGGCCCGAACAGCGCCGACGTGAAAGGCGAGCTGGGGGTGAAAGATCTCAACCTTGACGCTACCATCGACGCCCCGCACCTCGATAACGCCCTACCAGGGCTTGGCGGTACGGCGAAAGGGCTGCTGAAAGTGCGCGGCACTATCGACGCGCCGCAGCTGCTGGCGGATATCACCGCCCGCGCGCTGCGCTGGCAGGAGCTGACGGTCGCGCAAGTCAATGTCAAAGGCGACGTCAAATCCAGCGATCAGATTGGCGGCAATCTCGATGTCCGCGTCGATCGCATCAGCCAGCCGGGGGTGAACATCAGCCTGGTGCAGCTGAACGCCAAAGGTACCGAAAAGCAGCACGATTTGCAGCTGCGCGTGCAGGGCGAACCGGTTTCCGGCCAGCTAACGCTGGCGGGCAGCTTCGATCGTAAAGAGGAACGCTGGAAAGGCACGCTGAGCAATACCCGCTTCCAGACGCCGGTCGGTCCGGTGGCGCTGACGCGTAACATGGCGTTGGATTACCGTAACCTGGAACAAAAAATCAGCATCGGGCCGCACTGCTGGAGCAACCCGAACGCTGAGCTGTGTGTGCCGCAGACTATCGATGCTGGCGCCAGCGGGCACGCGGTCGTCAACCTCAACCGTTTCGATCTGGCGATGCTGAAACCGTTTATGCCGGAAGCGACTCAGGCCAGCGGCGTATTTAGCGGCAACGCCGACGTCAGTTGGGACACTACCAAAGAGGGGCTGCCGCAGGGCAAGGTGACCCTCAGTGGTCGCAACGTCAAAGTTACCCAGGCGGTCAACGACGCGCCGCTGCCGGTAGCCTTTGATACCCTGAACCTCAGCGCCGATCTGCATAATAATCGCGCGCAGTTGGGCTGGTTGATTCGCCTGACCAACAACGGTCAGTTCGATGGTCAGGTGGAAGTGACCGATCCGCAGGGGCGACGTAATCTCGGCGGCAATGTCAACATCAGCAATTTCTCGCTGGCGATGATTAACCCGATCTTCGAGCGCGGCGAAAAAGCTGAAGGCAAGCTCAATGCGCGCCTGCGCCTCGGCGGCGATGTACAGAACCCGCAGCTGTTTGGCCAGATGCAGCTGAACGGCATCGATATCGACGGCAACTTTATGCCGTTTGATATGCAGCCGAGCCAACTGTCGATGAACTTCGACGGTACTCGCTCCACCCTGCAAGGGACAGTGAATACCAAACAAGGGCACATTGCGCTGAGCGGCAACGCCGATTGGACGCAAATCGACAACTGGCGAGCGCAGATTGCGGCGAAGGGCAGTCGGGTGCGCATCACCGTACCGCCGATGGTACGGCTGGATGTTTCTCCGGACGTGGTCTTTACCGCCACGCCAAGCGCGTTTAACCTTGATGGCAACGTTGACATTCCCTGGGCGCGTATCGTCGTGAATGAGGTACCAGAGAGCGCCGTTGGCGTGTCGTCTGATGAAGTGATGCTGGATAAAAACCTGCAGCCGATTCAGAAACAGAGCGCTGGGATCCCAATCAACAGTAACCTGACGATTCACGTCGGCAACAACGTGCGTCTGGAGGCGTTTGGCCTGAAAGCGCGTCTGACCGGCGATCTGAAAGTGGCGCAGGATAAACAAGGCCTGGGGCTGAACGGACAGATCAATATTCCGGACGGTCGCTTCCACGCCTATGGTCAGGATCTGATCGTCCGGAAAGGCGAGCTGCTGTTCTCCGGCCCGCCGGATCAGCCGTTGCTCAACATCGAAGCCATTCGTAACCCGGATGCCACCGAAGACGACGTGATTGCTGGCGTTCGCGTCACAGGATCTGCCGATCAGCCTAAAGCGGAGATCTTCTCCGACCCGGTTATGTCTCAGCAGGAAGCGCTTTCTTATCTGCTGCGCGGCCAGGGTTTGAGCAGTGGACAGAGCGATAGTGCGGCAATGACCTCAATGCTTATTGGAATGGGGGTTGCACAAAGTGGTCAGGTTGTGGGTAAAATCGGCGAGACGTTTGGCGTAAGCAATTTGGCGCTGGATACCCAGGGGGTAGGCGACTCCTCCCAGGTGGTGGTCAGCGGCTATGTGCTGCCAGGTCTTCAGGTAAAATACGGCGTCGGCATCTTCGACTCCCTGGCGACGCTCACCCTGCGTTATCGCCTGATGCCTAAGCTATATATGGAAGCGGTGTCTGGCGTAGACCAGGCTCTCGATTTGCTCTATCAGTTTGAGTTTTAG
- the ppa gene encoding inorganic diphosphatase, with product MSLLNVPAGKELPEDIYVVIEIPANADPIKYEVDKESGALFVDRFMSTAMFYPCNYGYINHTLSLDGDPVDVLVPTPYPLEPGSVIRCRPVGVLKMTDESGEDAKLVAVPHTKLSKEYDHIKDVNDLPELLKAQITHFFEHYKDLEKGKWVKVDGWDNAEAAKAEIIASFERAKQK from the coding sequence ATGAGCTTACTCAACGTACCTGCGGGCAAAGAACTGCCGGAAGACATCTACGTCGTTATCGAAATCCCAGCTAACGCAGACCCAATCAAATACGAAGTCGACAAAGAGAGCGGTGCACTGTTCGTTGACCGTTTCATGTCCACTGCGATGTTCTATCCGTGCAACTACGGCTACATCAACCACACCCTGTCCCTGGACGGCGACCCGGTTGACGTACTGGTCCCGACTCCGTACCCGCTGGAACCTGGTTCAGTGATCCGCTGCCGTCCGGTTGGCGTCCTGAAAATGACCGACGAATCCGGTGAAGACGCCAAACTGGTTGCGGTACCGCACACCAAGCTGAGCAAAGAATACGATCACATCAAAGATGTGAACGACCTGCCGGAACTGCTGAAAGCACAGATCACCCACTTCTTCGAGCACTACAAAGATCTGGAAAAAGGCAAGTGGGTTAAAGTCGACGGTTGGGACAATGCTGAAGCCGCTAAAGCTGAAATCATTGCTTCCTTCGAGCGCGCTAAACAGAAGTAA
- the yjfF gene encoding sugar ABC transporter permease YjfF, giving the protein MIKRNLPLMITLAVFVLGYLYCLTQFPGFASTRVICNILTDNAFLGIIAVGMTFVILSGGIDLSVGSVIAFTGVFLAKAIGFWGISPLLAFPLVLAMGCAFGAFMGLLIDALKIPAFIITLAGMFFLRGVSYLVSEESIPIDHPLYDNLSGLAWTIPGGGRLSAMGLLMLLVVVLGMFLAHRTRFGNQVYAIGGSAASANLMGISTRSTTIRIYMLSTGLATLAGIVFSIYTQAGYALAGVGVELDAIASVVIGGTLLSGGVGTVLGTLFGVAIQGLIQTYINFDGTLSSWWTKIAIGILLFIFIALQRGLTVLWENRQNATVTRVGGAVNR; this is encoded by the coding sequence GTGATAAAACGTAATTTGCCTTTAATGATCACCCTGGCGGTGTTCGTGTTGGGCTATCTCTACTGCCTGACTCAGTTTCCTGGCTTTGCTTCGACGCGAGTGATTTGCAATATTCTGACCGATAACGCCTTCCTGGGGATCATCGCTGTCGGCATGACCTTTGTGATCCTCAGCGGCGGCATCGACCTGTCGGTGGGGTCGGTGATTGCCTTCACCGGGGTGTTCCTTGCCAAAGCGATCGGCTTTTGGGGGATTTCGCCGCTGCTGGCGTTTCCGCTGGTGCTGGCGATGGGCTGTGCCTTCGGTGCGTTCATGGGGCTGCTGATCGACGCGCTGAAAATTCCGGCGTTTATCATCACCCTCGCCGGGATGTTTTTCCTGCGTGGCGTCAGCTATCTGGTCTCGGAAGAGTCGATTCCGATTGACCATCCGCTATATGACAATCTGTCGGGGCTGGCGTGGACTATTCCCGGCGGCGGTCGTCTGAGCGCGATGGGGCTACTCATGCTGCTGGTGGTCGTGCTGGGGATGTTCCTTGCCCACCGCACCCGCTTTGGTAACCAGGTCTACGCCATTGGCGGCAGCGCGGCCTCGGCGAACCTGATGGGCATTTCAACCCGCAGCACGACTATCCGTATCTATATGCTGTCGACCGGTTTGGCGACGCTCGCCGGGATCGTCTTTTCCATCTATACCCAGGCCGGTTACGCGCTAGCGGGCGTCGGCGTGGAGTTGGATGCTATCGCCTCGGTGGTGATTGGCGGCACGCTGCTCAGCGGCGGCGTTGGGACAGTGCTGGGGACGCTCTTCGGCGTAGCGATTCAGGGGCTGATTCAGACCTACATTAACTTCGACGGTACGCTCAGTTCCTGGTGGACGAAAATCGCCATCGGCATCCTGCTGTTTATCTTTATTGCGTTGCAGCGCGGGCTGACGGTGCTGTGGGAGAATCGACAAAATGCGACGGTGACTCGCGTGGGCGGGGCGGTGAATCGCTAG
- a CDS encoding ABC transporter substrate-binding protein codes for MWKRLLLVTAVSAAMSSMVMAAPLTVGFSQVGSESGWRAAETNVAKEEATKRGITLKIADGQQKQENQIKAVRSFIAQGVDAIFIAPVVATGWEPVLKEAKEANIPVFLLDRSIDVKDKSLYMTTVTANNVLEGQLIGDWLVKTVDGKPCNVVELQGTVGASVAIDRKKGFADAIAKAPNIKIIRSQSGDFTRSKGKEVMESFIKAENNGKNICMVFSHNDDMVIGAIQAIKEAGLKPGKDILTGSIDGVPDIYKAMMAGEANASVELTPNMAGPAFDALEKYKKDGTLPEKLTITKSTLYLPDTAKEELEKKKNMGY; via the coding sequence ATGTGGAAGCGCTTACTTCTTGTTACCGCTGTTTCCGCAGCTATGTCATCTATGGTCATGGCTGCCCCTCTAACCGTAGGATTTTCCCAGGTCGGCTCTGAATCCGGCTGGCGAGCGGCCGAAACCAACGTTGCCAAGGAAGAAGCGACGAAGCGCGGCATCACCCTGAAGATCGCCGATGGCCAGCAAAAACAGGAAAACCAGATTAAAGCCGTACGCTCGTTCATCGCTCAGGGTGTGGACGCTATTTTTATCGCGCCGGTGGTGGCCACCGGTTGGGAGCCGGTGCTGAAAGAAGCGAAAGAGGCCAACATCCCGGTCTTCCTTCTTGACCGCTCCATCGACGTCAAAGATAAGTCGCTGTATATGACGACCGTCACCGCCAACAATGTGCTCGAAGGCCAACTGATTGGCGACTGGCTGGTGAAAACCGTCGATGGCAAGCCTTGCAACGTCGTTGAACTACAGGGCACCGTCGGTGCCAGCGTCGCCATCGACCGCAAAAAAGGGTTTGCCGACGCGATAGCCAAAGCGCCAAACATTAAGATTATCCGCTCGCAGTCCGGCGACTTCACCCGCAGTAAGGGCAAAGAAGTGATGGAGAGCTTTATCAAAGCGGAAAACAACGGCAAGAACATCTGCATGGTCTTCTCCCATAACGATGACATGGTGATTGGCGCGATTCAGGCCATCAAAGAGGCCGGGTTGAAGCCGGGCAAAGATATTCTCACCGGTTCTATCGACGGTGTGCCGGATATCTATAAAGCGATGATGGCCGGTGAAGCTAACGCCAGCGTCGAGCTGACGCCGAACATGGCCGGCCCGGCGTTCGATGCGCTGGAGAAATACAAAAAAGACGGCACGCTGCCTGAGAAGCTGACCATCACCAAATCGACTCTCTACCTGCCGGATACGGCGAAAGAGGAGTTAGAGAAGAAGAAAAATATGGGCTACTAA
- a CDS encoding ABC transporter permease, protein MMPRTVPQSGQPKRRFNWPKGMPQIIALLLVLAVDSLVAPHFFQVVLQEGRLFGSPIDILNRAAPVALLAIGMTLVIATGGIDLSVGAVMAIAGATAASMTVAGHSLPVVLLASLGAGALAGLWNGILVAVLKIQPFVATLILMVAGRGVAQLITAGQIVTFDSPSLAWLGSGSLMLLPTPVIIAVLTLLLFWLFTRKTALGMFIEAVGINIRAAKNAGVNTRIVVMLAYVLSGICAAIAGIIVAADIRGADANNAGLWLELDAILAVVIGGGSLMGGRFNLLLSVVGALIIQGMNTGILLSGFQPELNQVVKAVVVLCVLIVQSPRFISLLKGVRGRDKT, encoded by the coding sequence ATGATGCCCAGAACCGTACCGCAAAGCGGACAGCCGAAACGGCGCTTTAACTGGCCAAAAGGCATGCCGCAAATTATCGCTCTGCTGCTGGTGCTGGCGGTAGATAGCCTGGTCGCGCCGCATTTCTTCCAGGTGGTGCTGCAGGAAGGACGGCTGTTTGGTAGCCCGATCGATATTCTTAATCGCGCGGCGCCGGTGGCGCTGTTGGCGATCGGGATGACGCTGGTAATCGCCACCGGCGGTATCGACCTGTCGGTCGGCGCGGTGATGGCCATCGCCGGGGCGACCGCGGCTTCGATGACCGTCGCTGGCCACAGCCTGCCGGTGGTGTTGCTTGCCTCGCTGGGGGCGGGGGCGCTGGCTGGCCTGTGGAACGGTATTCTGGTGGCGGTGCTGAAGATCCAGCCGTTTGTCGCCACCCTGATCCTGATGGTCGCCGGGCGCGGCGTCGCGCAGCTGATTACTGCCGGACAGATCGTCACCTTTGATTCGCCGTCGCTGGCGTGGCTCGGCAGCGGATCGCTGATGCTGTTGCCGACGCCGGTCATCATCGCCGTACTTACGCTACTGTTGTTCTGGCTGTTTACCCGTAAAACGGCGCTCGGCATGTTTATCGAAGCGGTGGGGATTAACATCCGCGCGGCGAAAAACGCTGGGGTGAACACCCGCATCGTGGTGATGCTGGCCTATGTGCTAAGCGGCATCTGCGCGGCGATTGCCGGTATTATCGTGGCGGCGGATATTCGCGGCGCCGATGCCAACAATGCCGGGCTGTGGCTGGAGCTGGACGCCATTCTGGCGGTGGTGATCGGCGGCGGGTCGCTGATGGGCGGACGCTTCAATCTGCTGCTGTCGGTGGTCGGGGCGCTGATTATTCAGGGCATGAACACCGGGATTTTGTTGTCCGGTTTCCAGCCGGAATTGAATCAGGTGGTGAAAGCGGTGGTGGTGCTGTGCGTGCTGATTGTTCAGTCGCCGCGCTTTATCAGTCTACTGAAAGGGGTACGCGGCCGTGATAAAACGTAA
- the tamA gene encoding autotransporter assembly complex protein TamA: MQQIRQLCVTSLLLVSGVASAANVRLQVEGLSGELEKNVRAQLSTIQSDEVTPDRRFRARVDDAIRVGLKALGYYQPTIDFDLRPPPKKGRQVLIAKVTPGEPVRIGGTEVILRGGARTDRDYLDLLKTRPAIGTVLNHGDYDNFKSSLTKVALRKGYFDSEFNKSQLGVSLDRHQAFWDIDYNSGERYRFGPVSFTGSQIREEYLQNLVPFKQGDYYTSQDLAELNRRLAATGWFSSVVVAPQFDKSRKTKVLPLQGVVSPRKENTVETGVGYSTDVGPRVKATWKKPWMNSYGHSLTSSISLSAPEQQLDFSYKVPLLKSPLEQYYLMQGGFKRTDLNDTKADSTTLAVSRYWEMSSGWQRAINLRWSLDHFTQANVTNTTMLLYPGVSVNRTRSRGGLMPTWGDSQRYSVDYSNTMWGSDINFVVVQAQDVWIRTLYDRHRFVVRGNLGWIEADDFNKVPPDLRFFAGGDRSIRGYKYKSISPKDDDGKLIGASKLATGSLEYQYNVTGKWWGAVFVDGGEAVSDIRNSDFKTGAGFGVRWQSPVGPVKLDIARPIGDKDEHGLQFYIGLGPEL; encoded by the coding sequence GTGCAACAAATCCGCCAGTTATGCGTTACCAGCCTTTTACTGGTCAGCGGGGTCGCCAGCGCAGCGAATGTGCGTTTGCAGGTTGAGGGGTTATCCGGGGAACTGGAAAAAAACGTCCGCGCCCAATTATCCACGATCCAGAGTGATGAAGTCACGCCGGACCGTCGCTTTCGCGCGCGCGTCGATGATGCCATCCGCGTGGGTCTGAAAGCGCTGGGTTACTACCAACCGACCATCGATTTTGATCTGCGTCCGCCGCCAAAGAAGGGGCGTCAGGTATTAATTGCCAAAGTAACGCCCGGCGAGCCGGTGCGTATCGGCGGCACCGAGGTGATTCTGCGCGGCGGCGCGCGCACCGACCGTGACTACCTGGATCTGCTGAAAACGCGTCCGGCGATCGGCACCGTGCTCAATCACGGGGATTATGACAATTTCAAAAGCTCGCTCACCAAGGTGGCGCTGCGCAAAGGCTATTTCGATAGCGAATTCAATAAAAGCCAGCTTGGCGTGTCGCTCGACCGTCACCAGGCCTTCTGGGACATTGATTACAACAGCGGCGAACGCTACCGCTTCGGCCCGGTGAGCTTTACCGGTTCGCAAATCCGTGAAGAGTATCTACAAAACCTGGTGCCGTTTAAGCAGGGGGATTACTACACCTCGCAGGATCTGGCGGAGTTGAACCGCCGCCTGGCCGCGACCGGCTGGTTTAGTTCGGTGGTTGTCGCGCCGCAGTTTGATAAATCGCGCAAAACCAAGGTGCTGCCTCTGCAGGGCGTCGTTTCGCCGCGCAAAGAGAACACCGTGGAAACTGGGGTCGGTTATTCCACCGACGTCGGGCCGCGCGTGAAAGCGACGTGGAAAAAGCCGTGGATGAACTCTTATGGCCACAGCCTGACCTCCAGTATCAGCCTTTCCGCGCCGGAGCAGCAGCTCGATTTCAGCTATAAAGTACCGTTGTTAAAAAGCCCGCTTGAACAGTATTACCTGATGCAGGGCGGCTTTAAACGCACCGATCTCAACGATACCAAAGCCGACTCCACTACGCTTGCCGTATCGCGATACTGGGAGATGTCGAGCGGCTGGCAGCGCGCCATCAACCTGCGCTGGAGTCTCGACCACTTTACCCAGGCCAACGTCACCAATACCACCATGTTGCTCTATCCTGGCGTCTCGGTGAACCGTACCCGTTCTCGCGGCGGCCTGATGCCGACCTGGGGCGATTCCCAGCGTTACTCGGTGGACTACTCCAACACCATGTGGGGTTCGGACATTAACTTTGTCGTTGTACAGGCGCAGGACGTGTGGATCCGTACCCTCTACGACCGTCACCGCTTTGTGGTGCGCGGCAACCTCGGCTGGATTGAGGCCGATGACTTTAACAAGGTACCGCCGGATCTGCGATTCTTCGCCGGTGGCGACCGCAGTATTCGCGGTTATAAATACAAATCAATCTCGCCGAAGGATGACGATGGTAAGTTGATTGGTGCCTCAAAGCTGGCAACCGGTTCGCTGGAGTACCAATATAACGTCACCGGTAAATGGTGGGGCGCCGTGTTTGTCGATGGCGGCGAAGCGGTTAGCGACATTCGCAACAGTGATTTCAAAACCGGCGCGGGCTTCGGCGTGCGCTGGCAATCGCCAGTAGGGCCGGTCAAGCTGGATATCGCCAGGCCTATCGGCGACAAAGATGAACACGGTTTACAGTTTTATATCGGTCTGGGGCCTGAATTATGA